One Lysinibacillus sp. OF-1 DNA segment encodes these proteins:
- a CDS encoding iron-siderophore ABC transporter substrate-binding protein — MKKPWIMVLFTLLLSVLLVACNNAEEKVANQTQKEKEEIKEEPSIYPLTYTDTLGKEVIIEKEPKRVISLMHVLYPDVLLALDTKPIGIANADTMFNLWEAYQSFVEEQTFTDIGDVRSPSLEKILELKPDLILAASGVHDQLYDQLSAIAPVVYLNQRAMSTDQELAVTEISKVLGKEQQGKALLEEVSKKITDGREALKNFTAKGETVVFTSVNTKEEFWIYGKNIAPTNPEHGLGIKVPQNYPEDMTKEVSMEGMSVLNPDHLFIFLDKSGITMSEEEFLKSYEESAVWKNINAVKNKNIYIVDRSLFAQDAPIATMYGIDIVVDLLKDK, encoded by the coding sequence ATGAAGAAGCCGTGGATAATGGTGCTGTTCACTTTGTTACTATCAGTCTTGCTAGTAGCATGTAATAATGCCGAAGAGAAGGTAGCGAATCAAACCCAAAAAGAAAAAGAGGAAATAAAGGAAGAACCGTCCATTTATCCTCTAACATATACAGACACTTTAGGGAAGGAAGTAATAATTGAGAAAGAGCCGAAACGTGTTATTTCTTTGATGCATGTATTATACCCAGATGTTCTATTAGCATTAGATACCAAGCCAATAGGTATAGCAAATGCTGATACTATGTTTAATTTATGGGAAGCCTATCAATCTTTTGTGGAAGAACAAACATTTACTGATATTGGGGATGTTAGAAGCCCAAGTCTTGAAAAAATACTAGAACTAAAACCAGATTTAATTTTGGCTGCTTCAGGTGTTCATGATCAGCTATATGACCAATTGTCAGCCATAGCACCTGTTGTGTATTTAAATCAAAGAGCGATGTCTACTGATCAAGAGTTAGCTGTAACGGAAATTTCAAAGGTATTGGGGAAAGAGCAACAAGGAAAGGCACTGCTAGAAGAAGTAAGCAAAAAAATCACAGATGGCCGAGAAGCTTTGAAGAATTTTACAGCCAAAGGAGAAACTGTAGTCTTTACATCCGTAAATACGAAAGAAGAGTTTTGGATATATGGGAAAAATATTGCGCCAACGAATCCTGAACATGGTTTAGGAATTAAAGTTCCACAAAATTACCCAGAAGATATGACAAAGGAAGTAAGTATGGAGGGGATGTCAGTCTTAAACCCAGATCATCTATTTATTTTCCTTGATAAAAGTGGAATTACCATGAGTGAAGAGGAATTTTTAAAATCCTATGAAGAAAGCGCGGTATGGAAGAACATCAATGCAGTTAAAAATAAAAATATTTATATAGTCGATCGTTCTTTATTTGCACAGGATGCACCAATTGCAACTATGTATGGAATTGATATAGTAGTAGATTTGTTAAAAGATAAATAA
- a CDS encoding GNAT family N-acetyltransferase, whose protein sequence is MEFIALENNVVKLKPLELNDLPGIIEAGRYPEIWSHMSTTIKKKEDVNNFVENALITRSGKTEFPFVIVDKKSGDIIGSTRFMDIDDKHQRLEIGNTWLTPAYWRTAINTNCKYLLLQYCFEQLHLKRVQIKTDHENIRSQKAIERIGATKEGILRNHMIRKDGTTRHTVMYSITIEEWSKVKKHLEELLVQFGYN, encoded by the coding sequence ATGGAATTTATTGCATTAGAAAATAATGTGGTTAAACTAAAGCCTTTAGAGTTAAACGATTTACCGGGAATAATAGAGGCTGGGCGTTATCCAGAAATTTGGTCACATATGTCCACAACGATCAAGAAAAAGGAGGATGTGAATAACTTTGTGGAAAACGCATTAATAACAAGAAGCGGAAAAACAGAATTCCCGTTTGTAATTGTGGATAAAAAATCAGGAGATATTATAGGTTCAACTAGGTTTATGGATATTGATGATAAGCATCAGCGACTAGAAATAGGCAATACATGGCTGACTCCTGCATACTGGCGTACAGCTATAAATACGAATTGTAAATATTTATTACTGCAATATTGTTTTGAACAGCTTCATTTAAAGCGAGTTCAAATAAAAACGGATCATGAAAATATTCGTTCTCAAAAGGCCATTGAGCGTATAGGTGCCACAAAGGAAGGAATATTGCGTAATCATATGATTCGCAAGGATGGAACAACGCGGCATACTGTGATGTATAGTATCACGATTGAAGAATGGTCAAAGGTAAAAAAACATTTAGAAGAGCTATTAGTGCAATTTGGTTATAATTAG
- a CDS encoding NAD(P)/FAD-dependent oxidoreductase: MLEQELYDVTIIGGGPAGLYSSFYCGLREMKTKLIESQPQLGGKIHVYPEKMIWDVGGVTPISGGQLIKQLVEQALTFNPSIYTDEKVLSIAKNEDGIFMITAESGNIHYSKTVIVAIGGGILNPQKIEIEGAERFEVSNLNYTIKSYEKFKNKAVIISGGGNTAVDWALELMEVASKVYLTYRKDTLSAHEAQITELTNSSIECHFNSEITKLIADDQAGMIKAISLTNHETGTVTEIPIDEVVISHGYVRDKELLDNSPLAIDRKNDYFIAGSINSESSIPGLYAAGDILHHDGKIHLIAAAFHDALHAVNSAKKYIQPDASEGGIVSSHNDIFKQRNRKLLQESLK, from the coding sequence TTGTTAGAACAAGAATTGTATGATGTAACAATCATTGGTGGTGGGCCCGCAGGTCTATATTCTAGTTTTTACTGTGGTTTACGAGAAATGAAAACGAAGCTAATTGAATCACAACCACAGCTAGGCGGTAAAATTCATGTTTACCCAGAGAAAATGATTTGGGATGTTGGGGGTGTAACGCCTATTTCAGGGGGACAACTAATTAAGCAATTAGTTGAGCAAGCCTTAACGTTTAACCCTTCTATTTATACAGATGAAAAAGTGCTGTCCATTGCCAAAAATGAAGATGGCATTTTTATGATCACTGCGGAGTCAGGAAACATTCATTATTCCAAAACGGTTATTGTCGCTATTGGCGGAGGTATCCTGAATCCTCAAAAAATTGAAATTGAAGGCGCTGAACGCTTTGAAGTTTCTAATTTAAATTACACAATTAAATCCTATGAAAAATTTAAGAATAAGGCAGTTATTATTTCCGGTGGTGGTAACACTGCTGTAGACTGGGCATTAGAGTTAATGGAAGTAGCTTCCAAAGTCTATTTAACATATCGAAAAGATACATTGTCTGCACATGAGGCTCAAATTACAGAGCTTACAAATAGTTCTATTGAATGCCATTTCAATTCTGAAATTACGAAACTGATTGCAGACGATCAAGCAGGAATGATTAAAGCGATTTCTTTAACTAATCATGAAACAGGCACTGTAACAGAGATTCCTATTGACGAAGTGGTCATCAGTCATGGATATGTACGTGATAAGGAGCTATTAGATAATAGTCCGTTAGCCATTGACCGTAAAAATGATTATTTTATAGCTGGTTCGATTAATAGTGAATCGTCCATTCCGGGCCTTTATGCAGCAGGTGATATTCTTCACCATGATGGTAAAATCCATTTAATTGCAGCTGCCTTCCACGATGCACTCCATGCAGTAAATAGTGCGAAGAAATATATTCAACCTGATGCTTCTGAGGGCGGTATCGTTTCCTCACATAATGATATTTTCAAACAACGTAATCGCAAGCTACTACAGGAAAGTTTAAAATAA
- a CDS encoding ABC transporter permease has product MNFSMTRIQAILVKDYKEFSRNYAVSTMVLLPLIMAYLYNQSGSNSISIYFLPINMAFAVVTTYVQCCLIAEEKEKNTLRSLMLSPASLGDILIGKSLFVLIITILAEAVTIFLVGYEPANLFIIVIALLLSALFYIALGTICGLFAKSIMEASIIVLPVMLIFSFGPFALALSSVNPILKIAEWLPSSQLLLLAEALEGSYSMPDVVIPLLTIIVWTLVSWFFAAVIYKKRMVD; this is encoded by the coding sequence ATGAATTTTTCAATGACACGTATTCAAGCTATATTGGTGAAGGATTATAAGGAATTTTCACGTAACTATGCTGTATCGACGATGGTGCTTCTGCCGCTAATAATGGCTTATTTATATAATCAATCAGGCTCCAATAGTATTAGTATATATTTTCTACCAATCAACATGGCCTTTGCTGTAGTAACAACATATGTCCAATGTTGCTTAATTGCAGAGGAAAAAGAAAAAAACACTCTTCGCAGTCTCATGCTATCCCCAGCATCACTTGGTGATATTTTAATTGGTAAAAGCTTGTTTGTTTTAATAATTACAATTCTAGCTGAAGCTGTGACTATTTTTCTAGTTGGCTATGAGCCTGCTAATCTTTTCATCATAGTAATAGCATTATTACTTTCAGCTTTGTTTTATATTGCATTAGGTACAATATGTGGTTTATTTGCTAAATCCATTATGGAGGCATCCATCATTGTGTTGCCTGTAATGTTAATATTCTCTTTCGGTCCTTTTGCTCTAGCTTTATCTTCTGTCAACCCAATCTTAAAAATAGCAGAATGGTTGCCTAGCTCACAATTATTACTTTTAGCAGAGGCATTAGAAGGTTCGTATTCCATGCCAGATGTGGTCATTCCTCTGTTGACAATCATTGTATGGACACTTGTTTCTTGGTTTTTCGCAGCAGTTATCTATAAAAAAAGAATGGTCGATTAA
- the ldmS gene encoding L-aspartate--L-methionine ligase LdmS, translating to MKPKYTLRQIYGDNAVYTPRTPYSDNPWMMDEPHKLDALTSREVAIADIPVLVHRATQTEKAQELHQLAGLPWMEQPYSYDTQEEYLAQIQSWCEEGKTIVCQYIHDLEHMDRQCYWMDAEKFNELNTKAYIDHLIDSKFIPSRLNVETYRLSDAIKNWQPPVVLKPGDDSPTSGGYGVIICHNKEELTEGIRQFRMTGTDSIIIEELLQTKHNYSCQFIYCEELGIQYLGASQQITDDNGIYEGNIIVDKVPEKVIEAGKHIMKRGVEEGFVGVAGFDLIVTEAGDVQAIDLNFRQNGSTSMLMFHDALGKPINKFASYAAQDPQQNDHFFQTIKQCIEQEALFPLSFYDGDYFDEPVASRFVGIWYAETLDEIEKLEKELL from the coding sequence TTGAAACCAAAATATACTTTAAGACAAATTTATGGTGATAATGCTGTATATACGCCAAGAACGCCGTATAGTGATAATCCGTGGATGATGGACGAACCTCATAAGCTGGATGCTTTAACCTCTAGAGAAGTAGCTATTGCTGATATCCCCGTATTAGTACACCGAGCCACACAAACAGAAAAAGCCCAGGAGCTTCATCAATTAGCAGGGTTACCTTGGATGGAACAGCCGTATAGCTATGACACACAGGAAGAATATCTGGCACAGATCCAATCTTGGTGTGAGGAAGGGAAGACAATTGTTTGTCAGTATATACATGACTTAGAGCATATGGATCGTCAATGCTATTGGATGGATGCCGAAAAGTTTAATGAGCTGAATACAAAAGCATATATCGATCATTTAATTGATAGTAAATTCATTCCAAGTCGTTTAAATGTAGAAACCTATAGACTCTCTGATGCCATAAAAAATTGGCAGCCACCTGTTGTACTAAAGCCTGGAGATGATTCCCCAACATCGGGAGGATATGGTGTCATCATTTGCCATAATAAAGAAGAGCTGACAGAAGGTATACGCCAATTTCGAATGACTGGCACTGACAGTATCATTATTGAAGAACTTTTACAAACAAAGCACAATTATAGCTGTCAATTTATTTACTGTGAGGAGCTAGGGATTCAATACTTAGGAGCTTCACAGCAAATAACAGATGACAACGGCATTTATGAAGGAAATATCATAGTAGATAAAGTACCTGAAAAAGTAATTGAGGCAGGAAAACATATAATGAAGCGTGGTGTGGAGGAAGGTTTTGTTGGTGTGGCAGGCTTTGATTTAATTGTGACAGAGGCTGGTGATGTTCAAGCCATTGACTTAAATTTCCGTCAGAATGGTTCTACCTCTATGCTGATGTTTCATGATGCTTTAGGAAAGCCCATTAATAAATTTGCTTCCTATGCTGCACAAGATCCGCAACAGAATGATCACTTCTTTCAAACAATTAAGCAATGTATAGAACAGGAAGCATTATTTCCGTTATCTTTCTATGATGGGGATTACTTTGATGAGCCCGTTGCCTCTAGATTTGTCGGCATATGGTACGCTGAAACGCTAGATGAGATTGAAAAGCTAGAGAAGGAATTATTATAG
- a CDS encoding YqhG family protein, whose protein sequence is MYPQQVHHYLKEFFNENDCAILGEEDHYLTVQLTVDIDKRIMNRPFYWQYIEATNSEPNPAQVTFITNQTSIAGNLFGEAIHYGSPRLNQLFVATKELGAYVQLFEKVDSAMGQVILTPWLGVNFKVSYCCDRTKEMLYSFGINLLTGVVKEDFHETICTSEFDMEPADNVFHVQYIIKPLRALERLHAAVEAIIEQDDHSWAIEAQKRWQRDQRVLDYFYEDVEDKPECYEIERKALEEQYESKIKIEIINGGVFYLF, encoded by the coding sequence ATGTATCCGCAACAAGTCCATCACTATTTAAAAGAATTTTTTAACGAGAATGACTGCGCTATTTTAGGTGAAGAGGATCATTATTTAACAGTTCAACTAACGGTGGATATTGATAAAAGGATTATGAATAGGCCATTTTATTGGCAGTATATTGAAGCGACTAATAGTGAGCCAAACCCAGCTCAAGTAACCTTCATAACAAATCAAACGTCAATAGCTGGTAACTTATTTGGAGAGGCCATTCATTACGGCTCACCACGTTTAAATCAGCTATTTGTAGCAACAAAAGAATTAGGAGCCTATGTTCAACTGTTTGAAAAGGTGGATAGTGCAATGGGTCAGGTCATCCTAACACCTTGGTTAGGTGTTAACTTTAAAGTTTCTTATTGCTGTGATCGCACAAAAGAAATGCTTTATTCATTTGGTATCAATTTATTGACAGGTGTGGTAAAGGAAGATTTTCATGAAACGATTTGTACCTCAGAATTCGACATGGAGCCCGCAGATAATGTATTTCATGTGCAATATATTATTAAGCCACTTCGAGCACTGGAACGACTACATGCAGCAGTTGAAGCCATCATTGAACAAGATGATCATTCATGGGCAATTGAAGCACAGAAACGTTGGCAACGAGATCAACGAGTCTTAGATTATTTTTATGAGGATGTGGAGGATAAACCTGAATGCTATGAAATTGAACGCAAAGCATTAGAGGAGCAATACGAATCTAAAATTAAAATTGAAATCATTAATGGGGGGGTATTTTATCTCTTTTAA
- a CDS encoding DEAD/DEAH box helicase — protein sequence MIMKIERSSEWEEGFSNRLNHLEQWQSWTLYKMNYDIVKRKLIPDFTGLQATKYLPHLKPLVHQLEAAETVIERMNGKAILADEVGLGKTIEAGLILKEYLIRGLVKRALILAPASLINQWIEELNLKFHIPAIAYKKNCPIERYDVLIMSMDTAKKSPHKERIYEQDYDMIIIDEAHKLKNNKTQIYEFVQGLKKKFCLLLTATPIQNDVFELYYLISLLKPGHLGNYDTFQSAFSASKHHLEHDDYLKELVNQVMVRNRREDTGIEWTNRCVQIVPITFTEAEREVYDLLGALENTGSFSLITLQKEMCSSKEATALTLTNMLDDHVQPQELEAILAKLMALEVNSKAEKTLEIVKQADDKVIIFTEYRATQVYLQWYLHTNGITSVLFNGKFNKSKRDYMKHLFKERAQVLIATEAGGEGINLQFCHHVINYDLPWNPMKLEQRIGRVHRLGQEHDVHIYNLAIENTIEEKILELLHTKIDVFEKVVGDLDAILTNFKESV from the coding sequence ATGATCATGAAAATAGAAAGGTCGTCCGAGTGGGAAGAAGGCTTTAGCAATCGATTAAATCATCTTGAACAATGGCAGAGCTGGACATTATATAAGATGAACTATGATATTGTGAAAAGGAAATTAATCCCTGATTTTACGGGATTACAAGCAACTAAGTATTTACCGCACTTAAAACCATTAGTACACCAGTTAGAAGCGGCTGAAACAGTTATTGAGCGCATGAATGGAAAAGCGATTTTAGCCGATGAAGTAGGTCTTGGTAAAACGATTGAAGCGGGCTTAATTTTAAAGGAATACCTTATTCGAGGCCTTGTTAAAAGGGCATTAATTTTAGCACCTGCTTCTCTCATTAATCAGTGGATTGAAGAGTTAAATTTAAAATTTCATATACCGGCCATCGCCTATAAGAAAAATTGTCCAATAGAGCGCTACGATGTCCTCATTATGAGTATGGATACGGCTAAAAAAAGTCCCCATAAAGAGCGCATTTATGAGCAGGATTACGACATGATTATTATTGATGAGGCACATAAATTAAAGAATAATAAAACACAAATTTATGAGTTCGTACAAGGGTTAAAGAAAAAGTTTTGCTTATTATTAACAGCCACACCTATTCAGAACGATGTGTTCGAACTGTATTATTTAATTTCCTTATTAAAGCCAGGGCATTTAGGGAATTACGATACATTCCAGTCAGCCTTCTCTGCTAGTAAGCATCATTTAGAACATGATGATTATTTAAAAGAATTGGTCAATCAGGTAATGGTGAGAAATCGGCGAGAAGATACAGGGATTGAATGGACAAATCGCTGTGTTCAAATTGTACCGATTACATTTACGGAGGCAGAGAGGGAAGTTTACGATTTGCTTGGAGCCCTTGAAAATACAGGTTCCTTTTCATTAATTACTTTACAAAAGGAAATGTGTAGTAGCAAGGAAGCCACAGCATTAACACTAACGAATATGCTAGATGATCATGTGCAGCCACAAGAACTTGAAGCGATTTTAGCAAAGCTTATGGCCTTAGAAGTAAATTCAAAGGCGGAGAAAACGCTAGAAATCGTAAAACAAGCAGATGACAAGGTTATTATTTTTACAGAGTATCGGGCTACTCAAGTTTATTTACAATGGTATTTGCATACTAATGGCATAACGAGTGTCCTGTTTAATGGGAAGTTCAATAAAAGCAAACGAGATTATATGAAGCATCTCTTTAAAGAGAGAGCACAGGTACTCATCGCAACTGAGGCAGGAGGCGAAGGAATCAACCTTCAATTTTGTCATCATGTCATCAACTATGATCTACCATGGAATCCAATGAAGCTAGAGCAACGTATTGGTCGTGTCCATCGTTTGGGACAGGAGCATGACGTCCATATTTATAATCTTGCGATTGAAAATACCATTGAAGAAAAAATATTGGAGTTACTTCATACAAAAATTGATGTGTTCGAGAAAGTGGTTGGCGATTTAGATGCGATTTTAACAAACTTTAAAGAATCTGTATGA
- a CDS encoding ArsR/SmtB family transcription factor, translating into MTQSAVKYDVFQAIADPTRRNILQILAASDRPISNISEHFAISRTAVVKHLKILEQAELISAEKKGREKIYTLHSERLQEIEDWLQYFHLFWDNKLVQLQRMVEED; encoded by the coding sequence ATGACTCAATCAGCCGTAAAATATGATGTTTTTCAAGCCATTGCTGATCCCACAAGAAGGAATATTTTACAGATACTTGCCGCAAGTGATAGACCTATTTCCAATATTTCTGAGCACTTTGCTATTAGTCGAACTGCTGTCGTAAAGCATTTAAAAATATTAGAGCAGGCTGAGCTCATTTCTGCTGAAAAAAAGGGTCGAGAAAAAATCTATACTTTGCATAGTGAGCGTTTGCAGGAAATTGAAGATTGGCTTCAGTACTTCCATTTATTTTGGGACAATAAATTGGTGCAGCTTCAAAGAATGGTTGAAGAGGATTAA
- a CDS encoding dienelactone hydrolase family protein codes for MRRKIFILHEIYGVNHFIKEQVQTYSDENTSVSCISFYSDGLSFSYEQEKQAYEFYMQTVGFDAPLELLSQKILAAAQNYNEVVLIGYSVGATLAWRLATLPLHRVICVYGSRIRQYFDILPACPTLVVLPSYESSFDVQILKNALGRIPNVQTKQYQGLHGFMDASNSNYCQRSYLQAHNDIRSFLQARKFQEE; via the coding sequence ATGAGGAGAAAAATTTTTATATTACATGAAATATATGGAGTTAATCATTTTATAAAAGAACAAGTCCAAACATATAGTGATGAAAACACTTCCGTTTCCTGTATTTCGTTCTATTCAGATGGTTTATCCTTTTCATATGAGCAAGAAAAGCAAGCATATGAATTTTACATGCAGACAGTTGGCTTCGATGCCCCTCTAGAGTTACTTTCTCAAAAAATACTGGCGGCAGCTCAAAATTATAATGAAGTGGTATTAATTGGTTATAGCGTAGGTGCAACTTTGGCTTGGCGATTAGCCACACTCCCCCTACACCGCGTCATTTGTGTGTATGGTTCACGTATCCGCCAATACTTCGATATCCTACCTGCATGTCCAACTTTAGTCGTTTTACCTAGCTATGAAAGTAGTTTTGATGTGCAAATATTAAAGAATGCACTTGGTCGCATACCGAATGTTCAGACCAAACAATATCAGGGTTTACATGGTTTTATGGACGCCTCTAACTCTAATTATTGCCAAAGGAGCTACTTGCAGGCACACAATGACATCCGAAGCTTTTTACAAGCTAGAAAATTTCAGGAGGAATAA
- a CDS encoding ABC transporter ATP-binding protein, whose amino-acid sequence MNTVIDVQHLKKTFNKETALQDVSFTIQKGEIFGFLGPSGSGKTTTIKILTAQTDKSAGNVLLFGQPASEMKQSQNRKRFGILTDNSGLYTRLSIEENLLFYSNLYQLSHSAVKEALDFVNLYAERKKKISQLSKGMIQRVTLARAIMHKPELLFLDEPTSALDPVNTQHIYNGLRKLNDMGTTIFLTTHDMSEAEILCDRVAFLHKGKIRAIGAPKDLKQEFGSDSITVELKNGMQEIIQNGAQDAEKLYQWMHSNEVTRINTNEPTLGDIFMQITGSDLV is encoded by the coding sequence ATGAACACAGTGATTGATGTGCAGCACTTGAAAAAAACATTTAATAAAGAAACAGCATTGCAAGATGTTTCTTTTACAATTCAGAAGGGGGAAATATTCGGCTTTCTTGGTCCAAGTGGTTCTGGTAAAACAACTACTATTAAAATATTAACCGCACAAACAGATAAGTCGGCTGGTAATGTCCTATTATTTGGGCAACCAGCATCTGAAATGAAGCAAAGTCAAAATCGTAAACGTTTTGGTATTTTAACAGATAATAGTGGTTTGTATACAAGACTATCTATTGAAGAAAATTTATTATTTTATAGTAACTTATATCAGCTATCCCACTCTGCCGTAAAAGAGGCTTTAGATTTTGTAAACTTATATGCGGAACGTAAAAAGAAGATCAGTCAGCTTTCAAAAGGAATGATTCAACGTGTTACCCTTGCTCGTGCTATTATGCATAAGCCTGAATTATTATTTTTAGATGAGCCTACTTCTGCTTTAGACCCTGTCAATACACAGCATATTTATAATGGCTTACGAAAATTAAATGATATGGGGACAACTATTTTTTTAACCACTCATGATATGAGCGAAGCAGAGATACTTTGTGACCGTGTAGCCTTCCTTCATAAGGGAAAAATTCGAGCAATAGGTGCACCAAAGGATTTAAAACAGGAATTTGGCTCTGATTCTATTACAGTTGAACTCAAAAATGGCATGCAAGAGATTATACAAAACGGTGCACAAGATGCAGAGAAGCTTTATCAATGGATGCATTCCAACGAAGTTACAAGAATTAATACAAATGAGCCGACATTGGGTGATATTTTTATGCAAATAACAGGGAGTGATTTAGTATGA
- a CDS encoding LytTR family transcriptional regulator DNA-binding domain-containing protein has product MEQNIDIQVEPYIEAGNVIYPSFQLSLQPGTIIGIYTDISKIHTLMRWFMNRHDTYTHFRESALYERLTAREYIQFLLRLFNRPTNETENLLKLFSLTEQKNTRISRLSHSEKQRLKLLNTYLHQAPIQILEEPFQNIDEFSKQNIQQLLNSQIKQQKTIILLSTNLEDLMIMSTAIHRLDGAGLHALDVKEDEIEQSPQQIESAPIRIDKIPTKKNDKIILFNPPEIDYIESVEGDVSIYVAGEAYPCTLSLNELEQKLTPFGFFRSHRSYIVNLQKVREIITWTRNSYSLALNSTEKAVVPLSKNKLADLKEILGI; this is encoded by the coding sequence ATGGAACAAAATATTGATATTCAGGTTGAACCCTATATTGAAGCAGGCAATGTTATTTATCCGAGCTTTCAGCTTTCTTTACAACCTGGCACTATTATCGGCATCTATACAGATATTTCAAAAATACATACATTAATGCGATGGTTTATGAACCGACATGATACATATACTCATTTTCGTGAAAGTGCGTTATATGAGCGACTTACTGCTCGTGAATATATCCAGTTTTTATTGAGACTTTTTAACCGTCCAACGAACGAAACGGAGAATCTATTAAAGCTCTTTAGCCTTACTGAACAAAAAAACACTAGAATTAGTCGGCTTTCTCATAGTGAAAAACAGCGATTAAAGTTATTGAATACGTATCTCCATCAAGCACCTATTCAAATTTTAGAAGAGCCCTTTCAAAATATAGATGAATTTTCAAAACAAAATATCCAACAATTATTAAATAGTCAAATAAAACAGCAAAAAACCATCATTTTATTATCGACCAATCTAGAAGATTTAATGATTATGAGTACAGCTATACATAGATTAGACGGAGCTGGTTTGCATGCGTTAGATGTAAAGGAGGATGAAATAGAACAATCACCTCAGCAAATTGAATCTGCACCAATTCGCATTGATAAAATCCCAACAAAGAAAAATGATAAGATTATTTTATTTAATCCACCCGAAATTGATTATATTGAAAGTGTTGAAGGTGATGTTTCTATCTATGTGGCTGGAGAAGCATATCCATGTACTTTATCGCTCAATGAGCTAGAGCAAAAATTGACACCATTCGGCTTTTTTAGAAGCCATCGTTCTTATATTGTGAATCTGCAAAAGGTTCGTGAAATCATTACATGGACACGTAACAGCTATAGTCTAGCACTCAATAGCACTGAAAAGGCTGTTGTCCCACTGTCGAAAAATAAATTAGCAGATTTAAAGGAAATACTCGGAATATAG
- a CDS encoding AraC family transcriptional regulator, with protein MDIQEIIEFYTTAPLTFLDVITEKISSETVVTNYKTMTNAAGLIFPINGVADVKIEGKNYRLEKGQIIHAGPNLSIQRTITSDTKFEYAVIHFQLSDGENSKFPLYNRHFALQVGEQLKLMNLLQQLIQNYVMGSHLSFLQSKALFFNILEEIILVIKMRDYQYKKENITLITEYMQENYTKNMTVMDIANHFKMERRKLSYLFEKKMGVSPNVYLTVLRIQKSKVLLRTSHLSVKDIAEKVGYTDYFYFSRVFKKITGLSPSQFRKHIN; from the coding sequence ATGGATATACAAGAAATCATAGAATTCTACACAACTGCTCCATTAACATTTTTGGATGTGATTACGGAGAAGATTTCCTCCGAAACGGTCGTTACGAATTACAAGACGATGACGAATGCAGCTGGTTTAATATTTCCTATCAATGGAGTAGCAGATGTTAAAATTGAAGGCAAAAATTACCGATTAGAAAAAGGACAGATTATCCATGCGGGTCCAAACTTATCTATCCAACGAACAATTACAAGCGATACTAAATTCGAGTATGCTGTCATTCATTTTCAACTATCAGACGGAGAAAATTCAAAGTTTCCACTCTACAATCGTCATTTTGCCTTACAGGTAGGAGAGCAGCTAAAATTAATGAATTTGTTGCAGCAATTAATACAAAATTATGTCATGGGTAGTCATTTATCATTTCTTCAATCGAAAGCTCTTTTTTTTAATATTTTAGAAGAAATCATTTTAGTCATTAAAATGAGGGATTATCAATATAAAAAAGAAAATATAACGTTAATTACGGAGTATATGCAAGAAAACTATACAAAGAATATGACTGTTATGGATATCGCGAATCATTTTAAAATGGAAAGAAGGAAACTGTCCTATCTATTTGAGAAAAAAATGGGTGTTAGCCCGAATGTTTATCTTACTGTTTTGCGTATTCAAAAATCTAAAGTATTATTGAGAACTTCTCATTTATCTGTTAAAGATATTGCGGAAAAAGTGGGTTACACAGATTACTTTTATTTTAGCCGTGTATTTAAAAAAATAACAGGTTTATCGCCTAGCCAATTTCGTAAACATATAAACTAA